The stretch of DNA GCAGGAAGCCGGTACACTCTATGGCGGCATTATCTACCACAAAGCACCGATCATGATGCGGCAGTTGGAGCGGCTGATGGGAAAAGACGCCCTCCGCGACGGCCTGCGCGAGTACCTGAAAACCTACGCCTTCGGCAACGCGACGTGGACCGACCTGATTACGATTTTAGACAAACGAACGCCCGTCGATCTGGCTGCGTGGAGCCGTATCTGGGTCAGCGAAACGGGCCGACCCGTGTTTTCGCACCAGTTAAACCAGCAGGGCGGACGCATCACGCAGTTCACGATTTCGCAAATGGGCGAAGATGGTTCGGCGCGGCTTTGGCCGCAACTGTTCGAGGTTGCGCTGGTGTATGCCGACCGGGTTGAGGAACTAACCGTGAACATGAACGCCCGAACGGTTTCGGTCGCTAAAGCCATCGGAAAAGCCGCGCCATTGTTTGTGCTGTTCAATACGTCGGGGCAGGGCTACGGGCGGTTTCCGATTGGCGTTTCAAGTATGCCATTGCTTGACGTAATGGCATACCTGAAACGCATAAAAAGCCCGGTTGCCCGCGCGGCCACTTACATCAATCTGTATGAAAACATGCTGGCGGGGAAGGGTATCTCGCCGAATCAGTTAGCGGATTTTTATCAGCAACAACTTGCCGACGAAGCCGATGAATTAGCACTGCGATTGCTGACGGGGCAATTGTCTGATCTTGTCTGGCACTTCACCAAACCCGCCGACCGACCTGCCCGCGCTGTTGCGGTGGAGCAAGTTGCATGGCAGGCCATGAACCAGGCTAAAACGCCCGGCCTACGCAAGCTGCTGTTTCGACTGTATCAGAACGTTGCCCTGACCGACACGGCCCAACAGCGGCTTTATGGTATCTGGGAAACGCAAAACGCTCCGGCAGGGGTTACGCTGACCGAAGACGACTACACGAATCTGGCCCTTGCGCTGGCCGTTCGCGACTATCCCGCCGATATGATTTTACCGCGTCAACTGGCCCGCGTCAAAAACCCCGACCGACAAAAACGGCTGGCCTTTCTCATGCCCGCGCTCTCGCCCGACATGGCCGAGCGCGACGCTTTTTTTGCGGGATTGGCTGTAGATAAAAATCGCGACCGCGAAGCCTGGGTTACGGCGGCTTTGGGCTATCTGCACCACCCACTCCGGGCCGAAACGTCGAAAAAATATCTACCCAAAAGTCTTGACCTTCTGGACGAAATACAGCGAACGGGCGATATTTTCTTTCCTGAACAATGGCTACGGGCCACGCTGGGCGCGTATCAAACGCCCGACGTGGCCGCGCTAATTCGCCAGTTTCTAACCGACCGCCCGAACTACAACCCGCGTTTGCGAAACAAACTGCTGCAAGCTGCCGACACGCCGTTTCGGGCCAGTCGGTTATTATATGGGCGATAAGCCGTTATTCCGCCCATTCCGTAAGGGGGCGAATTAATTCCGGGACGCGTAGTCGCCCCCTTACGGAATGGCTACAGCACGTTCATTAACATGATGCCCAGATGCACCACGGCACTTACGGCGAAGGCCGGAAAAACGTATTTCATCGACTGGGCCGATAGAATGGGCACCAATGCCAGCAGAAAACAAAGGTTACAGACCAGCAGTTGCCAATCGCCACCGCCAAAATAAAACATCGTGAGCAGAGCTACCGGCGATAGCAAACAGCCCTGAACGGTGAGGATCGTTGCTGCCCAGCCAGCCCGGTTAAAATCAGCCTTTTCGGCAAACTGTTTATAGGTAGAAAGCCAGTTGAGGGTTTCTGTCTGGGGATGTGTGTATGTCGATTGTGCGAGCGTTGCCATGATTGTTTATCGTTTCGTTGACAATACAAAACAACACACAGGTAGCTGCCCCAATCCTGACCGGCGTCAATCAGAAAATTGATTTTTAACAGATTTTCGTTTCTCGCGGATTTTAGCATATTGCCGCCAATTCTATTCATATGGAAAGTCAGCCTCAAGAATTCACGCCCGCACCGGGCCGTCCGCATTCCGAAGATAAGAGCGACCAGTCCTATCTACACACCAGATGGTCAGGAGCTTACGGCACGTTTATCGTAACGCATGACGTGTCGGCCTACACCAGCACCAGGGTGTTTAGTGAAGTGGGCAAGCGCACCCGCGTATCGGTACGCTTCGGGATGGTGGGCGCTGAAAACGATGCTACCGATACCGAACGCAACATGTGCGGTTTTGCCGTGACATTTCATTCCGACGAGGGCAACTGGGAAATAGCCGGTAGCAACCTGCCCGTTTTTTCGGTGAACGATCCGCAAAAATTCAGCGATTTCGTTCACACACCACCCGCTCATCTGAAATCGCCGACGATGCTGTGGGATTACTGGAGTCAGACCCCCGAAAGTCTGCATCAGGTGATGATGTTGATGAGCGACCGGGGATTGCCACAGAGCTACCGATTCATGAACGGCTATGGCGTACATACGTTCAGTTTCATCAACGCCAACGGCGAGCGGTTCTGGGCGAAAATACGCGTCAAATCGGCGCAGGGCATAGAATTTTTCGCCGATACCGAAAAGAAAGCTAAAGGCATTGACTTCGCGCAGCGCGACCTCGCCGAAGCCATCGACCGGGGTGAGTTTCCGCGCTGGAGCCTGAAAGTACAGGTGATGCCCGAAGCCGAAGCCACTACCTACCGCTACGACCCGTTCGATCTTACCAACGTATGGCCCCACATCGATTATCCACTCATCGACGTGGGCGTGGTAGAGCTAAACGAAAAGTCGGGCTTTCTTCCCAACAGTTTCGCCGATGCCGCTGTTGATACCCGCTTCAGCGAACCCGCCCCGAATCCCGATTACCCCACTCCGGTCTGGTATGAACGCCCCGCCGGAAGAGCCGACGACCCGTATAGTCAACCGGGCGACTTGTTCCGTAGGGTGATGAAAGCCGACGAACGCAGGCGGCTGGTTGCCAATGTCGTGGCGTCGATGAACAGCATCAGTGGCCCTAACCGCGAGATCATTATTGATCGGCAACTGTGCCACTGGTTCCGCTGCGACATTGCGCTGGGCATGGCGATTGCGCAGGGTCTCGGCGTCGACATGGCGAACCTGCGACGGATGATGACCGGGCAGCACGGATGAACATCAATCCATGCGTCTGAATTGTATGCCTACAACCAGCAACCATACCAGCCAGAGCGTGCTGCCCAGCAACCCGGCCAGCTCCCAATTCGGGAAGCCGGGTATGACCGTCGCGAAGAGTTCGGCCTGTGCCAGCAGATAAATACCCGACGCGCCGTAGCCGAGGTAGCTTACCCAGTGCGGAAACAACCCCAGCCGCTCCAACGCCCTCGACAATAGCACAGTATAAATAATGGTCAGTAGCTGCCCCATATGCTCGCCCAGTACCACCCCTCCGTACTGGTGTACCGCACTGAAAACGATTGCCACGACTTGCCGGGTGGCCGGGTCTGTAGCGTTGACGTACTGAGCAGCCAACACCGGCACTACAAACGGCCATCGCAGCAATCCGACGATTTGTACCACTGCCGAGATAATCCCCAGCGCAGTAGCCCACCGAATCGCTGAATCCAGACCTTCAAGTCGCTGACCGATAAGTACATACGCCCGAAGCAAGGGCAATCCGCTGATGGCAAACAGCCACCATAGCCCAACGAGTGTACTGCCTCCTTCATGGAAGCGGGTCAGCACAATGCCGGGGTCCTGCCGCAGAATGTCGGGGTAGTCGAAGACCATCGTCAGCGTTGTGTAGGGAAGCATGATGAGTACAACCCCACCAATGAGCAAGTTGCCAATATGTTGGTCAGACGGAAGTGTTGCCGTTTTCATTGACTATGTGAGATGGGTGAATTACCAGTGAAACGAGTAGCTGATGCCGGGAGTAGGATTGATTTTGAGATCGTTGTCGGTGCTGGCTATGGCAATCACGCCAAGCCGCAGGTTTAGCCCCCGCCAGACCATCCACCGGAAACCAACCTCTGCCGAAGCCGCATTCTGATCCCGATAATCGCGATTCAGACCGTGCAGGTAAGCCACCGACGTGTACAATGACGACGGATTTTCGCGCCGGCCAACGGGCAGAAACCAGTAGGTCAGGCCCGTTTTGACAAATTGCGTTGTTGTGTTGGGCGTGAAGTTGGTGACGTAATAGCCCGCATGAACCGAAACGTGATTTCGGCGGTATTCGAGACCGATGGATGGATTACGAAACCCATTGATACTGATTTCGTTGCGTGGAAAACGCTGGGCAAATGCTGAGCCGACCGACAGCAGCAGTCCGGCTATAATAATTGATTTCATACCGTCATTTTTTTATGTTAGCGACGGTACAAAGGTGGTTGTCGGGTTCAGCCGAAAACGTAGACAAATGTCTAATTCGGTAGGGGCGGTTCAGCGAATCTGCCCCCGGATACGGCTCAGATGGCGGGGCGTAACTCCCAGAATCGACGCCAGATAATGCAGCGGCACTTCCTGCAACAAATGCGGCTCTTCGTCCATCATTTTTTGATACCGCTGTTCAGCCGTCAGTGTCAGCAAGTTATACCGGCTCTCTTCAATGCAGTTGATCTGGTCTTCGAGTAATCCGACGTAAAACGTTTCAAAAGGTGGCAGGTCGTGGCGAAGCTGCACGAACGCCTGCCGGGAAATTACCCAGATGACACTGTCGGTCAGCGCACGGATCGATTCGCGGGCTGGCTGCTGTTTTAGAAAACTGCTCAACGAAACCAAAAAATCGTCGGGACCGGCGGTGTAGGTCGTTAGTTCGTCGCCGTTGCGGTCGCAGAAAAACTGAAACAGACCCTGTTCCACAAACCCTAAGCGGTCGCAGATACGCCCCTCCTGGGTGAATAATTCGCCTTTGTGCAATTGCTGCCGCTGAAACTTTCCAATTACGGTTGTTTGCTGATCGGCTTCAAAGCCACTGGCTACCAGAAATTCGTATAATCTATCCACGCTGCTGTTTTTTTGCCGACGTATCCAAAGCTACATACCATTGGCTCTGTCTGCAAACCAACACCGCAAGAATCGGGTTTTGTGCGGCTGCGTTTCTACCGACCTTTGTAGAGGTCAACACAACCGAAACGTCGGACCGAAAACGCTCATGAACACCAGCCACGCGTATACGTATCAGCAAATTGCCCGCGCTATCGAGCATCTGGCAGGCCATTATCAGCAACAGCCTACCTTAGCCGAACTGGCCGAGCGGGCCAGTCTCAGCGAGTTTCATTTTCAACGGCTTTTCACCGAGTGGGCCGGAGTAAGTCCGAAAAAATTCAGCCAGTTTCTGACCCTCGAACATGCCAAAGCGCAGCTTCGCCGGGGCGTTCCACTGACCGAAGCAGCCTACGATGCGGGCTTGTCGGGCACGGGGCGGCTTCACGATTTGTTCGTAACCATTGAAGGCGTTACGCCGGGGCAGTTTAAACAGGCCGGAGCCGGATTAGTGATGCATTACGGCGTGTTCGATAGCCCGTTCGGTGCGTATCTGCTCGGCGTTATCGGCGGCAAAATTGCCCTGCTCCAGTTTATAGACGAA from Spirosoma montaniterrae encodes:
- a CDS encoding catalase; its protein translation is MESQPQEFTPAPGRPHSEDKSDQSYLHTRWSGAYGTFIVTHDVSAYTSTRVFSEVGKRTRVSVRFGMVGAENDATDTERNMCGFAVTFHSDEGNWEIAGSNLPVFSVNDPQKFSDFVHTPPAHLKSPTMLWDYWSQTPESLHQVMMLMSDRGLPQSYRFMNGYGVHTFSFINANGERFWAKIRVKSAQGIEFFADTEKKAKGIDFAQRDLAEAIDRGEFPRWSLKVQVMPEAEATTYRYDPFDLTNVWPHIDYPLIDVGVVELNEKSGFLPNSFADAAVDTRFSEPAPNPDYPTPVWYERPAGRADDPYSQPGDLFRRVMKADERRRLVANVVASMNSISGPNREIIIDRQLCHWFRCDIALGMAIAQGLGVDMANLRRMMTGQHG
- a CDS encoding Crp/Fnr family transcriptional regulator, with product MDRLYEFLVASGFEADQQTTVIGKFQRQQLHKGELFTQEGRICDRLGFVEQGLFQFFCDRNGDELTTYTAGPDDFLVSLSSFLKQQPARESIRALTDSVIWVISRQAFVQLRHDLPPFETFYVGLLEDQINCIEESRYNLLTLTAEQRYQKMMDEEPHLLQEVPLHYLASILGVTPRHLSRIRGQIR
- a CDS encoding M1 family aminopeptidase yields the protein MHTFCYGSLLLLLCMAFARPFSIAQPVPVEAGVSKTLAVARQKSISNVDYELNFDIPADKNQPIPASETVTFDWKPNGQPVQLDFKEERTHIQAVSVNGASVPIVFENEHLLIGPDLLKRGPNRVDIQFIAGNLSLNRNDDYAYTLLVPDRARTVFPCFDQPDLKATFQLSLTVPANWQAMTNASLRHTIYNTDKSRLTYDFVPSEKIPTYLFSFVAGRFTPVSRTIDKRSMTLLHRETDSTKLRLSLDPIFTLHADALRFLEDYTQLPYPFQKFGFAAIPDFQYGGMEHVGAIDYRSSALFLDDGATRDQKLSRATLIAHETAHMWFGDLVTMRWFDDVWLKEVFANFIADKIVEKSTDASGSSEANYDLQFVVDHFPAAYAVDRTAGANPIGQPLANLQEAGTLYGGIIYHKAPIMMRQLERLMGKDALRDGLREYLKTYAFGNATWTDLITILDKRTPVDLAAWSRIWVSETGRPVFSHQLNQQGGRITQFTISQMGEDGSARLWPQLFEVALVYADRVEELTVNMNARTVSVAKAIGKAAPLFVLFNTSGQGYGRFPIGVSSMPLLDVMAYLKRIKSPVARAATYINLYENMLAGKGISPNQLADFYQQQLADEADELALRLLTGQLSDLVWHFTKPADRPARAVAVEQVAWQAMNQAKTPGLRKLLFRLYQNVALTDTAQQRLYGIWETQNAPAGVTLTEDDYTNLALALAVRDYPADMILPRQLARVKNPDRQKRLAFLMPALSPDMAERDAFFAGLAVDKNRDREAWVTAALGYLHHPLRAETSKKYLPKSLDLLDEIQRTGDIFFPEQWLRATLGAYQTPDVAALIRQFLTDRPNYNPRLRNKLLQAADTPFRASRLLYGR
- a CDS encoding bifunctional transcriptional activator/DNA repair enzyme AdaA, yielding MNTSHAYTYQQIARAIEHLAGHYQQQPTLAELAERASLSEFHFQRLFTEWAGVSPKKFSQFLTLEHAKAQLRRGVPLTEAAYDAGLSGTGRLHDLFVTIEGVTPGQFKQAGAGLVMHYGVFDSPFGAYLLGVIGGKIALLQFIDETNQPETLLQTAWPEANHQHNPAALETLAAQIFPVAGTLANRPNQPLPVLLRGSAFQLKVWEALLKIPEGRLVSYDQIAESIGQPSASRAVGTAIGSNPVGYLIPCHRVIKKTGLFGGYRWGTDRKQAMLGWEAARTVGEL
- a CDS encoding DUF4386 domain-containing protein → MKTATLPSDQHIGNLLIGGVVLIMLPYTTLTMVFDYPDILRQDPGIVLTRFHEGGSTLVGLWWLFAISGLPLLRAYVLIGQRLEGLDSAIRWATALGIISAVVQIVGLLRWPFVVPVLAAQYVNATDPATRQVVAIVFSAVHQYGGVVLGEHMGQLLTIIYTVLLSRALERLGLFPHWVSYLGYGASGIYLLAQAELFATVIPGFPNWELAGLLGSTLWLVWLLVVGIQFRRMD